Genomic window (Vampirovibrionales bacterium):
GATGTCGTCCAGTCGATCGAGCGCCACCCAATCGCCGCAAAGCGCTTCGACGCCAGTTTTTCGCAGGAGACCGCGCAAGGCGCATTCATAGCGGCGTCCGTCGTATTCGACGGTATGGCGATCCGAATGCGAGGCGATCACGCGCCCCACCGGAGCATCGGGAAGGTGATTAGACTCCGGCGGCATCGTAACAACGCGCGCAGGCGTCAGTCAGGGTCAAGAAGGGACCCGTTTCAGCCCCTATCCAGTCGGCAAAGCGGGTTAAGGCCTGATAATGCGCATCCATGAGATCGTAAGTGAGCGAGCGTCGGTAATAATGACGAATGCGCGTAGGAGGAAGTCCAATACGCTTAGAAGCAAGGGCGACGCCTTGCTCGAAAAGGGCTTCATCACGGAAAAACGCGTCCCGCGATGTGCGCAGCGCTTGGGCAATCGCCTCGCACGCCTGCGGCTGCTGTCGGGCAAAATCACGTCGAGCCGCCCAGACGGCGAATACAAACGGCAAGCCGGTTCGGCGTTTCCACCAGCTCGACAAATCGCACACATGCCAGGGCGCTTGAGCGAAAGACGTTTCGCTCGCCGACAAGGCGCGATCACCGATAATCAAGGCGCATCCGAATTCCTGAAGAACCTCGGCATAGTCTGCCGCCGGATAGACCCGCATACGCGCGTCCAGATCGCACCCTGCGCGTTCCCGAAGTAATTGACGCAGCAGCGCAATAGAGGTCTCAGAATCATCGGGAACCGGTATCACATGAGGCAAAGACGTCCCTGCCTCAATGGGATGGCGCGAGATAAACAGAACGCTTTCAACCGCGCCAGGCGAACTGACCGACAACCCGGGAATCAGCAGCAAATCCGTCTGATGACGTAAGTAACAGGCG
Coding sequences:
- a CDS encoding menaquinone biosynthesis protein, yielding MSLPPRLGAIGFVNALPVMMGFEWPRSLVGGQLVMAAPSVLNRALLSGELDASPVSSACYLRHQTDLLLIPGLSVSSPGAVESVLFISRHPIEAGTSLPHVIPVPDDSETSIALLRQLLRERAGCDLDARMRVYPAADYAEVLQEFGCALIIGDRALSASETSFAQAPWHVCDLSSWWKRRTGLPFVFAVWAARRDFARQQPQACEAIAQALRTSRDAFFRDEALFEQGVALASKRIGLPPTRIRHYYRRSLTYDLMDAHYQALTRFADWIGAETGPFLTLTDACARCYDAAGV